From the genome of Bacteroidota bacterium:
TGCCCCATCGCACGTCGATTTGCATCTTGAACACTGCAACGGCTGCGCGTCGCTGCATTTATGAAGGCAACGTTGACGCAGTGCCGTCTTGGGGAAAAAATGGATGGATTCTGTTCGTGGAAGGGGCTGGAACAGTTTATCGAATTCATGAAAGCGGCGATAGTTTACAAGCCCTGACTTCCTCAGGGGCAAATTATGACCCTGTTTGGAACGTCGATGGCCTACGCTACGGCTTCAGGAGCAACGGCACCGGTACGAATTTGTATTATTTGTTTCATGAAGACGGCACGCCGATCGATACACTGATCAATTCTGGATTGGGCCAATCCTGGAACCATCCGACCTATTCGCCGGGCGCGTATTCGGCGCAACTTGTCCTTTGACGGATACGGAACGGGATTCCTTGATCATCCTCGAGTCCGAACCTGACAATGGGCAATCCGGCGGCGGGGCTGTGTTTGTGGATGACCATACCTTGGTTTTTGCCTATCCTTCGGGCATTTATGCGATGGACATCCAAACCCGGAAAAAGACCGTCTTGCGGGAAACCTGCAATTCCGTGTTGTACAAATTCCCTGATTATTCGCCGACCCTCAACAAGCTGATCTGGCTAAAAATCACCCTGACGCCGCTTTCATATTCGGAGATGCGCGTCACCCACGCGCTTGTGACAATGGATGCAGATGGGAATCATGAGGAGTTGGTGGGGTTGTAGGGGGCTTCAGATTTCGGCCGCCTTCGCATGGTTGAGTCTGGTGATCGACTTCCAGAAAGTCAGCAAAAGGAAAATTGTCCTCCTTCACACTCCCGTCCTCAAAATGAAAAAGCCGGCGAACCTTACTTTCTGCGGATCGGAAATGATGATTCCCCTCAAAGACGGTCTCGTAGCCAAGCTCTCCAAATACCAAAAGGCCGAGTTTGAAGCGGCGATTCGGAGCTGAAAATTCCATTCGTAAATCAAAACCGTCCATTCTTATAACACATTTGCAGCACCTGAAAGTGTGCGCTAACGTTGTTTCAGTTTTTATTTTAAACCTTCAAAGCGATTGAATATGAGAACTGTAAAAATCTTTTTGGTATTGTTGATGGTAGGCCTTTTGGGCGCACAGGTCAATGCGCAAGGCAATTCACAAAACAACAATGGCAATGTGAACGTTGCCCAAGTTGAAGTGATCGAGTACGCCCCCAACCAAGCGTACATCACCCTCAAACTCGTAGGTCAATTGGCGCCAGACGTCACCGAGGTAATCTACACAATCAAAGGAGACCGTATTATTGGCGGTGAACAAGAAATTCTCCTCGACCAGTCACGTTATTTGGATCCAGATCCAGAATGGCAAGTCGATTTCAATATCCTGCCCAAAACCACCAATGGCAATGGCAATGCTCATCAAGAAAACATGGTGGAGATTGAAATTTCAGCAAATGCACCCGGATATAGAGGACCCAAAGCGAAAATCGCAAGGCGTTTCAGGGAGCCAATTTACGGGCCTAGTAAGGGATTCTGAAGGAGGACATCATCACATGATCCCCATTTAAAATATCAAGGAGAGCTTTGGCTCTCCTTTTTTTGTAGTTGGACCCAGCCAGACAGACCTGCGGGATCGGATACGACCACTTTGTCAAAGTTGCTCCATGGGGCGGAGGGCTTTGGCCTTCGGTTTTCTGTTGGAAGCACTGCGGATTTCAAGGGTTGCGGTGCAAGGATTCATTCAAAGCCGAACATGGTTGTGTTCTAGTTTGGGTTTGGAAATCAAATCAATAGCCAAAATTGCTTCTCACGAACTCCCGAATTTTTGCCGTCAAAGGATTGCTTCAGTGTGAGATGGAGTGTGAGTGCGTCAGTGCTCCGTCGGGTGTTCATTCGTCGCTTCGCTCCTTTCTTAGACTGAAGAAGGCCATCGAGACAAAGTTCCAACCCATTGTGGGGTGATTTGAGCCGCACGATGGTTTTTGTGGAGGAAGTGAAACGGGGCCGCTTGATAGTACCTGACTGATTTACCAGCATTCACCTAAAATGCCTACCTTTCGGTATGGGCGAATACGTAAATTCAAAGCTGTGGATGACGGCAATCCTGTTGTTGGGAATGGGGCTTTCTGGATGCGAAGTTGAGACTTTTGCTAATGGCTCTGTGGTAGATTTTGATACGGGTGCGCCTATCGTGGGGGCACATGTGATGGAGATCGCGGTTTCCAAGGATTCGGGGGAGTTGCTTTGTGAAACCTACACGGATTCGAGCGGCAGTTTTTCCATGGATGCGGGTCTCTGTGGTTTCGGCTCTCGCAGAGTGACCCTACAGATCGTCGTCGAAAAAGACAGCTTCGCCTCGGTCATCGGTGTAAACAATTATGCAGCCCTCAATGTCCGCCTCAAACATCGTTGAGTAGCATGAAGACGTTCTTCACACGCCTTTTTCGTGGCCTTGGTCTGCTTTTTTCAGTGATTGCGATGTGCTCTCTTGCAGGCTGCGGTGAAACCGATGTATTCGTCGGTGGCAGAGTCTTGGATGCCGACACCGAGGCCCCGCTTGACAGCGCGCACGTAAGCCTCTACTACATTGACAAAAGAGAAGCCCGCTTAAATTTGGCGGAATACTCCGACAGTCTTGGACATTTTTTCCTTTATGATTTTGGACGTTTCGGCAATAATGAATTCTTCATCCTGGCTTCGAAGCCTGGGTATGTCTCCCAAAGCCTTGATGTGGGGACCTTTGATACGGATTTGGAGATCAGGCTTGATCCTGAGTGAGGGCGGCATGGAGCAATGAGAAAACAAAGAGGAATGCGCCCACAAGGAATTGTCCTGCTGCTGAAAATCGTAGCCAAGGATGGTATGGAGTGGCGGATGAAGGACCTTCCTGGCTGAGCTGATGATCAGCTCAAGCGAAGCCACAG
Proteins encoded in this window:
- a CDS encoding carboxypeptidase regulatory-like domain-containing protein; protein product: MGEYVNSKLWMTAILLLGMGLSGCEVETFANGSVVDFDTGAPIVGAHVMEIAVSKDSGELLCETYTDSSGSFSMDAGLCGFGSRRVTLQIVVEKDSFASVIGVNNYAALNVRLKHR